The Microlunatus antarcticus genome window below encodes:
- a CDS encoding S9 family peptidase produces the protein MVTTAPYGSWRSPIGVEDLTAGSTGLDAARVDGDDLYWLESRPDQGGRVSLWRRPLAGGEATELTPGPTNVRTRVNEYGGGEYGVRDGVVVWSDLTDGRLRRRDADGTVTVLTAEGPLWYGDPDVHPDRGVVVAVCEDQREATVAEHGEAVTTLVAIPLDGSAAHDVDAVTVLASGADFYSTPQLSADGRLAWTQWDHPSMPWDATLLQVAPLQADGLGAVETVAGGPSESAVQPRWRGDDLVFVSDRTGWWNLYLFSAGPTATSVRALHPAEAEFAEPQWVLGTTPYAVLTDGGLLCLVITDGSPRLQLLDVESGELTPVADAGVGADALAAGPGGVAAVLTHPDRPAELATLGADGTWTTVRTSTRQAPDPAGVSVARDVTWPGEGGVVHGWYHPPVNLDFVAPEGETPPLITLSHGGPTSQARAVFSLSTQFWTSRGYAVLDVNYGGSTGYGRPYRERLKGRWGIVDVADCGNGALAMVEQGLADRARLVVKGGSAGGYTTLRALTATDVFTAGISSYGVGDLEILARDTHKFESRYLDGLVGPYPADRDVYVDRSPIHHVDELSAPILLLQGLDDLVVPPNQAEEMADAARSKGLPVTLIMFAGEGHGFRRAETIVASYEAQVSFLAQVFGFTPADDVPVLPVENLT, from the coding sequence ATGGTCACCACCGCTCCGTACGGCTCCTGGCGCTCCCCCATCGGCGTGGAGGACCTCACCGCCGGCTCGACCGGGCTGGACGCCGCGCGCGTGGACGGCGACGACCTCTACTGGTTGGAGTCGCGGCCCGACCAGGGCGGGCGGGTGAGCCTGTGGCGCCGTCCCCTGGCCGGCGGCGAGGCGACGGAGCTGACGCCCGGCCCCACGAACGTCCGCACCCGGGTGAACGAGTACGGGGGCGGTGAGTACGGCGTCCGCGACGGCGTCGTCGTGTGGTCCGACCTGACCGACGGTCGCCTGCGCCGCCGCGACGCCGACGGGACCGTCACCGTCCTGACCGCCGAGGGCCCGCTCTGGTACGGCGACCCCGACGTGCACCCGGACCGGGGCGTCGTCGTCGCCGTCTGTGAGGACCAGCGGGAGGCGACGGTGGCCGAGCACGGCGAGGCGGTCACGACCCTCGTGGCGATCCCGCTCGACGGGTCGGCCGCGCACGACGTCGACGCCGTCACCGTCCTCGCCTCCGGGGCCGACTTCTACTCCACCCCGCAGCTCTCGGCCGACGGCCGGCTGGCCTGGACCCAGTGGGACCACCCGAGCATGCCGTGGGACGCGACCCTTCTGCAGGTGGCGCCGCTCCAGGCCGACGGGCTCGGCGCGGTCGAGACCGTGGCCGGTGGACCGTCCGAGTCGGCGGTGCAGCCGCGGTGGCGGGGCGACGACCTGGTCTTCGTCTCGGACCGCACCGGCTGGTGGAACCTCTACCTCTTCTCCGCCGGCCCGACCGCAACCTCCGTCCGCGCCCTACACCCGGCGGAGGCCGAGTTCGCCGAGCCGCAGTGGGTGCTGGGCACGACCCCGTACGCGGTGCTCACCGACGGCGGGCTGCTCTGCCTCGTGATCACGGACGGCTCGCCGAGGCTGCAGCTCCTCGACGTCGAGAGCGGCGAGCTGACCCCGGTGGCGGACGCTGGGGTCGGCGCCGATGCGCTCGCCGCCGGGCCGGGCGGGGTCGCCGCCGTCCTGACGCACCCGGACCGCCCCGCCGAGCTCGCGACGCTCGGGGCCGACGGCACGTGGACCACCGTGCGGACGAGCACCCGGCAGGCACCCGACCCGGCCGGGGTCTCGGTCGCCCGCGACGTCACCTGGCCGGGCGAGGGCGGGGTCGTGCACGGCTGGTACCACCCGCCGGTCAACCTCGACTTCGTCGCCCCCGAGGGCGAGACGCCGCCGCTCATCACCCTGTCGCACGGCGGCCCGACGTCGCAGGCCCGGGCCGTGTTCTCGCTGTCCACGCAGTTCTGGACGTCGCGCGGTTACGCCGTCCTCGACGTCAACTACGGCGGCAGCACGGGCTACGGCCGCCCCTACCGCGAACGCCTCAAGGGCCGCTGGGGCATCGTCGACGTCGCCGACTGCGGCAACGGCGCGCTCGCGATGGTCGAGCAGGGGCTGGCCGACCGCGCACGGCTCGTGGTCAAGGGCGGCAGCGCCGGCGGCTACACCACGCTCCGCGCGCTGACCGCGACGGACGTCTTCACCGCCGGCATCAGCTCGTACGGGGTGGGCGACCTCGAGATCCTGGCCCGCGACACCCACAAGTTCGAGTCGCGCTACCTCGACGGCCTGGTCGGGCCCTACCCCGCGGACCGGGACGTCTACGTCGACCGCTCCCCCATCCACCACGTCGACGAGCTGTCCGCGCCGATCCTGCTGCTGCAGGGCCTGGACGACCTCGTGGTCCCGCCGAACCAGGCCGAGGAGATGGCCGACGCCGCCCGGTCCAAAGGCCTGCCCGTCACGCTGATCATGTTCGCGGGCGAGGGCCACGGCTTCCGCCGCGCGGAGACGATCGTCGCCTCGTACGAGGCCCAGGTCAGCTTCCTCGCCCAGGTCTTCGGCTTCACCCCCGCCGACGACGTCCCCGTCCTGCCGGTCGAGAACCTGACCTGA
- a CDS encoding DUF58 domain-containing protein → MAAPFSSPPGYGPPAGPPVQFAAPPREAGAVASVLAAPTRATIPLNKLAPEAALRRLELTIVRRLEGYLHGDHLGLLPGPGSEANDARLYIAGEDDVRKIDWAVTARTTVPYVRDTVSDRELEVWGLLDVTPSMNWGTEGVTKRDLGIAAIATIGFLSQKMGDRFGGYIMKPDKLRHLQARSGRSALYGLLRTMLTEPFVPDHATGPMTLANAVEQMSRAQRRRGLRVVVSDFLTPGDHELDPNVPPEWERSMRRLAVRNQVLAIEVVDRREVEFPNVGDMLIRDPETDFERYVNTNDPDARARMDAASSAQRERIRISLRRAGVGHIQLRTDRDWVGDIARFVLAYRRVASMLHAPPQGVTR, encoded by the coding sequence ATGGCGGCACCTTTCTCCAGCCCTCCGGGGTACGGGCCTCCCGCAGGCCCGCCCGTGCAGTTCGCGGCGCCTCCGCGTGAGGCGGGGGCGGTCGCGTCGGTGCTCGCCGCACCGACCCGGGCGACGATCCCGCTCAACAAGCTCGCCCCCGAGGCCGCGCTGCGCCGGCTCGAGCTGACGATCGTGCGGCGCCTGGAGGGCTACCTCCACGGCGACCACCTCGGCCTGCTCCCGGGCCCGGGCTCGGAGGCCAACGACGCCCGCCTCTACATCGCCGGCGAGGACGACGTGCGCAAGATCGACTGGGCCGTCACGGCCCGGACGACCGTCCCGTACGTGCGCGACACCGTCTCCGACCGCGAGCTCGAGGTCTGGGGCCTGCTCGACGTCACCCCGTCGATGAACTGGGGGACCGAGGGCGTCACCAAGCGTGACCTGGGCATCGCCGCGATCGCGACCATCGGCTTCCTCAGCCAGAAGATGGGCGACCGCTTCGGCGGCTACATCATGAAGCCGGACAAGCTGCGCCACCTGCAGGCGCGGTCGGGACGTTCCGCGCTCTACGGGCTGCTGCGCACGATGCTGACCGAGCCGTTCGTGCCCGACCACGCGACCGGCCCGATGACGCTGGCGAACGCGGTCGAGCAGATGTCGCGGGCGCAGCGCCGCCGCGGCCTGCGGGTCGTCGTCTCGGACTTCCTCACCCCGGGCGACCACGAGCTCGACCCGAACGTCCCGCCCGAGTGGGAACGTTCCATGCGCCGCCTCGCCGTGCGCAACCAGGTGCTGGCGATCGAGGTCGTCGACCGCCGCGAGGTCGAGTTCCCCAACGTCGGCGACATGCTGATCCGCGACCCCGAGACCGACTTCGAGCGCTACGTGAACACGAACGACCCCGACGCCCGCGCCCGGATGGACGCGGCCAGCTCGGCGCAGCGGGAACGGATCCGCATCTCCCTGCGTCGTGCTGGTGTGGGACACATCCAGCTGCGCACCGACCGGGACTGGGTCGGCGACATCGCGCGCTTCGTCCTGGCCTACCGCCGCGTCGCCAGCATGCTGCACGCCCCGCCGCAGGGGGTCACGCGATGA
- a CDS encoding VWA domain-containing protein, translated as MLMTPLLSFLEPSRLWWLLLIPALVGFYLFLVNRKRKRNDRIASSMFDLVIPRDRTWLRHVAVGLSILSLLTLTVAYAKPKGEVSVPRERATIVVTIDVSLSMEAMDVQPNRLDAAKSAAEGFVNSLPPKFNVAIVSFAGTATTLVPPTQDRGAATAAIQSLQPKASTAIGEGIYTSLAALAQVAPDPGDPNAVAPARVVLLSDGKTQIGRPSDEAAQTAAAQKVPIYTIAYGTPDGYIDIGGRREPVPVDRAELARVSRISGGTAYTATSAGQLKDVYRDIGSSVGTEKVDQEVTSRYAGFGLAFAMLAALGMISLGARWP; from the coding sequence CTGCTGATGACCCCGCTGCTGTCGTTCCTGGAGCCCAGTCGCCTCTGGTGGCTGCTCCTCATCCCGGCGCTGGTCGGCTTCTACCTGTTCCTGGTCAACCGCAAGCGCAAGCGGAACGACCGGATCGCCAGCTCGATGTTCGACCTCGTCATCCCGCGCGACCGGACCTGGCTCCGGCACGTGGCCGTCGGGCTGTCGATCCTCAGCCTGCTGACGCTCACGGTCGCGTACGCCAAGCCCAAGGGCGAGGTGTCGGTGCCGCGGGAGCGGGCCACGATCGTCGTCACCATCGACGTGTCCCTGTCGATGGAGGCCATGGACGTCCAGCCCAACCGGCTGGACGCGGCGAAGTCCGCAGCCGAGGGGTTCGTGAACTCGCTGCCGCCCAAGTTCAACGTGGCGATCGTGTCCTTCGCCGGAACGGCGACGACGCTCGTCCCGCCGACCCAGGACCGGGGCGCGGCGACGGCGGCCATCCAGTCGCTGCAGCCGAAGGCGTCCACCGCGATCGGCGAGGGCATCTACACCTCACTCGCGGCGCTCGCCCAGGTCGCGCCCGACCCGGGGGACCCGAACGCGGTCGCGCCCGCCCGCGTCGTGCTGCTGAGCGACGGCAAGACCCAGATCGGGCGCCCGTCCGACGAGGCCGCCCAGACCGCCGCGGCCCAGAAGGTGCCGATCTACACGATCGCGTACGGCACCCCCGACGGCTACATCGACATCGGCGGGCGCCGGGAGCCCGTGCCCGTCGACCGTGCGGAGCTCGCTCGCGTGTCGCGGATCAGCGGTGGCACCGCGTACACGGCCACCTCGGCCGGTCAGCTGAAGGACGTCTACCGCGACATCGGCAGCTCGGTCGGCACGGAGAAGGTCGACCAGGAGGTCACGTCCCGCTACGCCGGCTTCGGTCTCGCCTTCGCGATGCTGGCCGCGCTCGGGATGATCTCGCTCGGGGCCCGCTGGCCGTGA
- a CDS encoding PQQ-dependent sugar dehydrogenase gives MPPTSRPRALLAPAAAVLLAVCALPGAGLTAVAAPAPAAAPVPAARVALGAVRVTVPSDLASAPFDQPRSVLVPAGWTAGVWARPDKARLEAWTPDGRLLVSRPAAGVVMRLTPGPDGRATSTTLLTGLRKPHGLAFDGSTLYVAESNRIDRYTYADGTVGPRTTVLTDLPDTESPDLKGAYAHALKSVAVGPDHALYVSVGSTENASASDRTLTPERASVLRVDPTTGRYTTFAHGVRNGTGLAVAPDGAVWTAVNNRDNLAYAYHRDYDGDGSDDYGKVLPAYVNDHPVEPLAKLTPGRDLGWPYCNPDPDEVRGVKGSALRYANRAFVRDVQLNAGSKKLDCTTLAPVEQALPGHSAPLGLAFTRTALPGLGDGALVGVHGSWNRTPPRPPEVAFFASVNGGLGGQQTIMSGFQDASGDRWGRPVAAVQGPDGALYVSDDLAGAVYRLAPPA, from the coding sequence GTGCCCCCGACCTCTCGTCCGCGCGCCCTGCTCGCACCCGCCGCTGCCGTGCTGCTGGCGGTCTGCGCCCTGCCCGGAGCCGGCCTGACCGCCGTCGCCGCCCCCGCCCCGGCGGCGGCTCCCGTCCCGGCCGCCCGCGTCGCGCTCGGCGCCGTCCGCGTCACGGTGCCGAGCGACCTCGCCTCGGCGCCGTTCGACCAGCCACGGTCCGTGCTGGTGCCGGCCGGCTGGACCGCGGGCGTCTGGGCACGACCGGACAAGGCACGGCTCGAGGCCTGGACGCCGGACGGCCGGCTGCTCGTGTCCCGGCCGGCGGCGGGCGTCGTCATGCGGCTGACCCCCGGCCCCGACGGGCGGGCGACCTCCACCACGCTGCTGACGGGGCTGCGCAAGCCGCACGGGCTCGCGTTCGACGGGAGCACGCTCTACGTGGCCGAGAGCAACCGCATCGACCGCTACACCTACGCCGACGGCACGGTCGGGCCGCGCACGACGGTCCTGACCGACCTGCCCGACACCGAGAGCCCGGACCTCAAGGGCGCGTACGCCCATGCGCTCAAGAGCGTGGCGGTCGGGCCGGACCACGCGCTCTACGTCTCGGTCGGGTCGACCGAGAACGCCTCGGCGAGCGACCGCACCCTGACGCCCGAGCGGGCGTCGGTCCTGCGCGTGGACCCGACGACCGGGAGGTACACGACCTTCGCGCACGGGGTCCGCAACGGCACCGGCCTCGCCGTGGCCCCGGACGGCGCCGTGTGGACGGCGGTGAACAACCGCGACAACCTCGCGTACGCCTACCACCGCGACTACGACGGCGACGGCAGCGACGACTACGGCAAGGTGCTGCCGGCGTACGTCAACGACCACCCGGTCGAGCCGCTGGCCAAGCTGACCCCGGGCCGCGACCTCGGCTGGCCCTACTGCAACCCGGACCCCGACGAGGTGCGAGGCGTGAAGGGGTCGGCGCTGCGCTACGCGAACCGCGCCTTCGTCCGCGACGTCCAGCTCAACGCCGGGTCGAAGAAGCTCGACTGCACGACGCTGGCGCCGGTCGAGCAGGCGCTTCCGGGGCACTCCGCGCCGCTCGGGCTCGCCTTCACCCGTACGGCTCTGCCGGGTCTCGGCGACGGTGCGCTCGTCGGCGTCCACGGCTCCTGGAACCGGACCCCGCCCCGCCCGCCGGAGGTCGCCTTCTTCGCCTCCGTGAACGGCGGCCTCGGCGGTCAGCAGACGATCATGTCCGGGTTCCAGGACGCGAGCGGCGACCGGTGGGGCCGCCCGGTGGCTGCGGTCCAGGGCCCGGACGGTGCGCTGTACGTGAGCGACGACCTCGCCGGCGCGGTGTACCGGCTGGCGCCGCCGGCCTGA
- a CDS encoding VOC family protein produces the protein MALPMISLEAVNVEASDPAALAQFWATVTGGRAVIHGDTAFLPEARPGGFAMFFQPRSGPRPERTSMHLDLTVPWGSRTAEVDRLVLLGATWRWDVLDEYPHVQWSTLSDPEGNLFCVAEHPPTVGS, from the coding sequence ATGGCCCTCCCCATGATCTCCCTCGAAGCGGTGAACGTCGAGGCTTCCGACCCAGCCGCCCTGGCACAGTTCTGGGCCACGGTGACCGGTGGTCGCGCGGTGATCCACGGCGACACGGCGTTCCTGCCGGAGGCGCGACCCGGGGGCTTCGCCATGTTCTTCCAGCCCCGGTCCGGCCCCCGCCCCGAGCGCACGTCGATGCACCTCGACCTGACCGTCCCCTGGGGATCACGGACGGCCGAGGTGGACCGGCTCGTCCTCCTGGGTGCCACCTGGAGGTGGGACGTCCTCGACGAGTACCCCCACGTGCAGTGGTCGACGCTGAGCGACCCCGAGGGCAACCTCTTCTGCGTCGCGGAGCACCCGCCGACGGTGGGGTCCTGA
- a CDS encoding PQQ-dependent sugar dehydrogenase, giving the protein MPLPSFLRRPAVPLASAALLAAVALPGLSTTAVATPTRPALPLPAVASLQTVRIEVPSALDAAPFDKARSVNVPEGWTVKVVARPKKPRLEVPTPDGRLLVSRPEYGLITRLTPNKRGYPTSSTLVKGLRKPHGMVFDGNTLYVAESNRVDKYTYKDGKVGKRSTVLSGLPDSKSKDLKGAYAHALKSLALGPDHELYVSVGSTQNASASDRDLKLQRASVLKIEKGKSGYSVFARGVRNGTGLAVAPDGNLWTAVNNRDNTTYPYHQDYDGNGSDDYDKKITAYVNDHPIEPLARLTKGRDLGWPYCNPNPDVDPGVKGTDFDYSDRPFVRDAELNGNGSKLDCTKLPALEQGLPAHSAPLGLAFTRTELPGIGSGALVGVHGSWNRNPPREPEVAFFSYSRGEMGGQRTIMSGFQNSKGDRWGRPVAAVQGADGNVYVTDDYANAVYRMTPPA; this is encoded by the coding sequence GTGCCCCTTCCGTCCTTCCTCCGACGCCCGGCGGTGCCGCTGGCGTCCGCCGCCCTGCTCGCCGCCGTCGCCCTGCCCGGCCTCAGCACCACCGCCGTGGCCACCCCGACCCGGCCCGCTCTGCCGCTGCCCGCCGTGGCCTCGCTGCAGACGGTCCGGATCGAGGTGCCCTCGGCGCTCGACGCGGCCCCGTTCGACAAGGCGCGCTCGGTGAACGTGCCCGAGGGCTGGACCGTCAAGGTCGTGGCCCGCCCGAAGAAGCCGCGCCTCGAGGTCCCGACCCCCGACGGCCGGCTGCTCGTCTCCCGGCCCGAGTACGGCCTCATCACGCGGCTCACGCCGAACAAGCGCGGCTACCCGACGTCGTCGACCCTGGTCAAGGGCCTGCGCAAGCCCCACGGCATGGTCTTCGACGGGAACACCCTCTACGTCGCCGAGAGCAACCGGGTCGACAAGTACACGTACAAGGACGGCAAGGTCGGCAAGCGCTCGACGGTGCTGTCCGGGCTGCCCGACAGCAAGAGCAAGGACCTCAAGGGCGCGTACGCCCACGCGCTCAAGAGCCTGGCCCTCGGCCCGGACCACGAGCTGTACGTCTCGGTCGGCTCGACGCAGAACGCCTCGGCCTCCGACCGCGACCTGAAGCTGCAGCGGGCCTCGGTCCTCAAGATCGAGAAGGGCAAGTCGGGCTACTCCGTCTTCGCGCGCGGCGTGCGCAACGGCACCGGGCTCGCGGTCGCCCCGGACGGCAACCTGTGGACCGCGGTGAACAACCGCGACAACACCACCTACCCGTACCACCAGGACTACGACGGCAACGGCAGCGACGACTACGACAAGAAGATCACGGCCTACGTCAACGACCACCCGATCGAGCCCCTGGCCCGGCTCACCAAGGGCCGCGACCTCGGCTGGCCGTACTGCAACCCGAACCCCGACGTGGACCCGGGCGTGAAGGGCACGGACTTCGACTACTCCGACCGGCCGTTCGTCCGCGACGCCGAGCTCAACGGCAACGGGTCCAAGCTCGACTGCACCAAGCTCCCCGCGCTCGAGCAGGGACTGCCGGCCCACTCCGCGCCGCTCGGTCTGGCCTTCACGCGGACGGAGCTGCCGGGCATCGGCAGCGGCGCCCTGGTCGGCGTCCACGGTTCCTGGAACCGGAACCCGCCGCGCGAGCCCGAGGTCGCGTTCTTCAGCTACTCCCGCGGCGAGATGGGCGGGCAGCGCACGATCATGAGCGGCTTCCAGAACAGCAAGGGCGACCGCTGGGGCCGGCCCGTGGCCGCGGTCCAGGGGGCCGACGGCAACGTCTACGTGACCGACGACTACGCCAACGCGGTCTACCGGATGACCCCGCCGGCGTAG
- a CDS encoding DUF3145 domain-containing protein, whose translation MSTTRGVLYVHSSPSALCPHVEWAVGGLFGMPVRLDWIPQPAERAAYRAEYSWLGPVGTAARLASALRGWQRLRFEVTEEARSGSEGERYSYTPRLGVFHAITGLHGDLMIPEDRVRAAMLTASSGGRALADSLDELLGHAWDAELEPFRHAGEGAPVRWLHEVV comes from the coding sequence ATGAGCACGACCCGTGGCGTCCTGTACGTCCACTCGTCGCCGTCGGCGCTGTGCCCGCACGTGGAGTGGGCGGTCGGCGGCCTGTTCGGCATGCCCGTACGGCTGGACTGGATCCCCCAGCCGGCCGAGCGTGCCGCGTACCGCGCCGAGTACTCGTGGCTCGGTCCCGTCGGCACGGCCGCACGCCTCGCCAGCGCCCTGCGCGGCTGGCAGCGGCTGCGCTTCGAGGTGACCGAGGAGGCCCGGTCGGGCTCCGAGGGCGAGCGCTACTCGTACACTCCCCGCCTCGGCGTGTTCCACGCCATCACCGGGCTGCACGGCGACCTGATGATCCCCGAGGACCGCGTCCGTGCGGCGATGCTGACCGCCTCGAGCGGTGGTCGCGCCCTGGCCGACTCGCTCGACGAGCTGCTGGGCCACGCCTGGGACGCCGAGCTGGAACCGTTCCGGCACGCGGGCGAGGGCGCCCCCGTGCGGTGGCTGCACGAGGTCGTCTGA
- a CDS encoding YggS family pyridoxal phosphate-dependent enzyme: protein MTDVADLPTGTGLEVDVAGNLARVRAEIDGACAAAGRDPGDVRLLPVSKTHPVAVLERAYAAGVRLFGENKVQEAAEKAEAFAEADHPDLRWAMIGHLQSNKVRQVATFAHELHALDSLKVARGLDRALAELDRTLDVFVQVNSSAEPQKSGLAPEDVEALLTELVDLPSLRVRGLMTLALNSDDEGAVAACFERTTALRDRLPAELLGRELSMGMSGDFALAIAHGATTVRIGQAIFGARETR from the coding sequence GTGACTGACGTGGCTGACCTGCCGACCGGGACCGGGCTCGAGGTCGACGTCGCGGGCAACCTGGCGCGGGTGCGGGCGGAGATCGACGGAGCCTGCGCGGCGGCCGGGCGTGACCCGGGCGACGTACGGCTGCTCCCCGTGAGCAAGACGCACCCGGTCGCGGTGCTCGAGCGGGCGTACGCGGCGGGCGTGCGGCTGTTCGGGGAGAACAAGGTCCAGGAGGCGGCGGAGAAGGCGGAGGCCTTCGCCGAGGCCGACCACCCCGACCTGCGCTGGGCGATGATCGGCCACCTGCAGAGCAACAAGGTGCGCCAGGTCGCGACGTTCGCCCACGAGCTGCACGCCCTCGACTCGCTCAAGGTCGCGCGCGGGCTGGACCGGGCGCTGGCCGAGCTCGACCGCACGCTCGACGTGTTCGTCCAGGTGAACTCCTCCGCCGAGCCGCAGAAGTCCGGGCTCGCACCCGAGGACGTCGAGGCGCTGCTCACCGAGCTGGTGGACCTGCCGAGCCTGCGCGTACGCGGCCTGATGACGCTGGCGCTGAACAGCGACGACGAGGGGGCCGTCGCGGCCTGCTTCGAGCGGACGACCGCCCTCCGCGACCGGCTGCCGGCCGAGCTCCTCGGCCGCGAGCTGTCGATGGGCATGTCCGGCGACTTCGCCCTCGCCATCGCCCACGGCGCGACGACCGTCCGCATCGGCCAGGCCATCTTCGGGGCCCGCGAGACCCGCTGA
- a CDS encoding VWA domain-containing protein: MSAATAVLAPLNVFGDVWSFFSQISFASPGRMLILVAIPLLVAAYVLASRRKNRRGMRFTNTSMLDVVIPRQSQWRRHLAVALSLLSLVTLTTAFAKPTTEVNVPRERATIVLVIDASLSMQATDVPPNRLDAAKAAAIAFVNELPEKYNVSVVSMAGATSILVPPTLQHGTVANAINSIKLQDSTAIGAGIDTAMAALQQAPKDPDHPDDPAPGAIVLLSDGSNTTGRAPQQAAGDAKLAGVPVYTIAYGTENGYVDLDGKRNPVPVDKEQMQEIAQISGGQYFAAATPEQLRSVYENISSEVGYEKADREVTSQFAGFGLAFAVLAALGAISLGAKWP; encoded by the coding sequence ATGAGCGCGGCCACCGCGGTGCTCGCTCCGCTCAACGTCTTCGGCGACGTCTGGAGCTTCTTCAGCCAGATCAGCTTCGCGTCCCCGGGCCGGATGCTGATCCTGGTCGCGATCCCGCTGCTGGTCGCCGCGTACGTGCTGGCGAGCCGGCGCAAGAACCGTCGCGGCATGCGCTTCACCAACACCTCGATGCTCGACGTGGTCATCCCGCGGCAGTCCCAGTGGCGTCGCCACCTCGCGGTCGCCCTGTCGCTGCTGAGCCTGGTGACGCTGACGACGGCGTTCGCGAAGCCGACGACCGAGGTCAACGTGCCCCGCGAGCGCGCGACGATCGTCCTCGTCATCGACGCCTCGCTGTCGATGCAGGCGACCGACGTCCCGCCGAACCGGCTCGACGCCGCCAAGGCCGCGGCGATCGCGTTCGTCAACGAGCTGCCCGAGAAGTACAACGTCTCGGTCGTGTCGATGGCCGGGGCGACCTCGATCCTCGTCCCGCCGACGCTCCAGCACGGCACCGTCGCCAACGCGATCAACAGCATCAAGCTGCAGGACTCGACCGCGATCGGGGCCGGGATCGACACGGCGATGGCCGCGCTGCAGCAGGCGCCGAAGGACCCGGACCACCCCGACGACCCGGCTCCCGGCGCGATCGTGCTGCTGAGCGACGGGTCCAACACGACCGGTCGTGCGCCGCAGCAGGCCGCCGGCGACGCCAAGCTGGCCGGCGTGCCCGTCTACACGATCGCGTACGGCACGGAGAACGGCTACGTCGACCTCGACGGCAAGCGCAACCCGGTGCCGGTCGACAAGGAGCAGATGCAGGAGATCGCGCAGATCAGCGGCGGGCAGTACTTCGCCGCCGCGACGCCGGAGCAGCTGCGCAGCGTCTACGAGAACATCTCCTCCGAGGTCGGCTACGAGAAGGCCGACCGCGAGGTGACGTCCCAGTTCGCGGGCTTCGGCCTGGCGTTCGCGGTCCTCGCCGCGCTCGGTGCGATCTCCCTGGGGGCGAAGTGGCCGTGA
- a CDS encoding AAA family ATPase translates to MAAPARPHLDPAEASRLLGEAISQVQRVIVGQEHMVEQLMVGLLAKGHILLEGVPGVAKTLAVRSFATVVGGTFSRIQFTPDLVPSDIVGTRIYKASQETFDVELGPIFVNFVLADEINRAPAKVQAAMLELMAEKQVSIAGTTYQTPRPFIVIATQNPVESEGVYPLPEAQRDRFLLKVDVPYPRGNEEFEILRRMSVDPPESKPVFDPEIVRSLQQQASEVFVHNLVAEYIVRLVLATRTPADFNLPDLTSVIQIGCSPRATLGLVAASRALALIHGRDYVLPTDVQAVAKDVMAHRLTLGFDAIADNISPAQVVERIIAMVPPPTPVWQGGNGAQQPAPQGQQQGQPQHAPQQPGRPGGQQGPNGQQGPHGQGPNGQGTGGFPPPTGRPVAPYPPARDF, encoded by the coding sequence GTGGCCGCACCCGCGCGGCCGCACCTGGACCCGGCCGAGGCGTCGCGCCTGCTCGGCGAGGCGATCAGCCAGGTCCAGCGCGTCATCGTCGGCCAGGAGCACATGGTCGAGCAGCTGATGGTCGGACTGCTGGCCAAGGGCCACATCCTGCTCGAGGGCGTGCCCGGCGTGGCCAAGACGCTCGCCGTCCGCAGCTTCGCGACCGTGGTGGGCGGGACGTTCTCGCGCATCCAGTTCACCCCCGACCTGGTGCCCTCCGACATCGTCGGCACGCGCATCTACAAGGCGAGCCAGGAGACGTTCGACGTCGAGCTCGGCCCGATCTTCGTGAACTTCGTCCTCGCCGACGAGATCAACCGCGCGCCCGCCAAGGTGCAGGCCGCGATGCTCGAGCTGATGGCGGAGAAGCAGGTCTCCATCGCCGGCACGACCTACCAGACGCCGCGGCCGTTCATCGTCATCGCGACGCAGAACCCGGTGGAGTCCGAGGGTGTCTACCCGCTCCCCGAGGCGCAGCGTGACCGCTTCCTGCTCAAGGTCGACGTCCCGTACCCGCGTGGGAACGAGGAGTTCGAGATCCTGCGCCGGATGAGCGTCGACCCGCCGGAGTCGAAGCCCGTCTTCGACCCCGAGATCGTCCGCTCGCTCCAGCAGCAGGCGAGCGAGGTGTTCGTCCACAACCTCGTGGCCGAGTACATCGTGCGGCTGGTGCTGGCGACGCGGACGCCGGCCGACTTCAACCTGCCCGACCTGACCTCGGTCATCCAGATCGGCTGCAGCCCCCGCGCCACGCTCGGCCTGGTCGCCGCGTCGCGGGCGCTCGCCCTGATCCACGGCCGTGACTACGTGCTCCCGACCGACGTGCAGGCCGTGGCCAAGGACGTCATGGCGCACCGCCTCACCCTGGGCTTCGACGCCATCGCCGACAACATCTCGCCGGCGCAGGTCGTGGAGCGGATCATCGCCATGGTCCCGCCGCCCACGCCGGTCTGGCAGGGCGGCAACGGCGCCCAGCAGCCCGCCCCCCAGGGTCAGCAGCAGGGCCAGCCGCAGCACGCCCCGCAGCAGCCGGGTCGTCCGGGCGGTCAGCAGGGACCCAACGGTCAGCAGGGGCCCCACGGCCAGGGCCCGAACGGCCAGGGCACGGGCGGCTTCCCGCCGCCGACCGGTCGGCCGGTCGCCCCGTACCCGCCGGCCCGGGACTTCTAG